From a single Lolium rigidum isolate FL_2022 chromosome 7, APGP_CSIRO_Lrig_0.1, whole genome shotgun sequence genomic region:
- the LOC124677897 gene encoding protein FORGETTER 1-like produces MCRICNTEEEKSLLLQCSSCATRVHPGCPIPPWTGLLTEDWSCYACKEKLECYFKERDAYITGLSKRYDTAVERKSMILDIIRALDLPNNPLDDIIDQLGGPDNVAEITGRRGMLIRASDGKGVVYQARNTKEIALDMINMHEKQLFMDGEKFVAIISEAGSAGVSLHADRRVKNQRRRVHITLELPWSADRATQQFGRTHRSNQTSAPVYRILFTNLGGEKRFASIVAKRLESLGALTQGDRRAGPSLSAFNYDSIYGKKALTMMYRSIMEQDAFPIVPLGCSENQGSLQEFITKAKAALVAVGIIKDAAICIGKNGGRLTGRIVDSDMHDVARFLNRILGLAPDIQNRLFDLFTSILDMVIQNARSEGQLDSGIVGIKAKRVEMKESPKTVHVDSLSGASTVLFTFTIDRGVTWESANAIFEERQKDGACSSNDGFYESRREWMGRRHFMLAFEGSTEGMYRVTRPAVGEALREMPLVELKGKYKKASSLEKIGKGWQEEYDASSKQCMHGPKCRLGSYCTVGRRLQEINILGGLILPVWGTVEKALNKQARKIHKRIRVVRLETTDDNQRIVGLMIPNAAVGSVLEGLQWVQDIDE; encoded by the exons ATGTGTCGGATCTGCAATACTGAGGAG GAGAAGAGCTTGTTGCTTCAGTGTTCTAGTTGTGCTACACGAGTTCACCCTGGGTGTCCTATTCCACCTTGGACTGGATTGTTGACTGAAGATTGGTCATGTTACGCATGCAAAGAGAAGCTAGAATGCTATTTTAAAGAGAGGGATGCTTACATAACTGGACTATCAAAGAG GTATGACACTGCGGTGGAGAGAAAGTCAATGATTTTAGACATCATTCGTGCTTTAGATTTGCCTAATAATCCTCTAGATGATATAATTGATCAG CTAGGTGGTCCTGACAATGTTGCAGAAATAACTGGAAGGCGTGGTATGCTAATAAGGGCGTCAGATGGAAAAGGTGTTGTTTATCAGGCACGGAACAC GAAAGAAATTGCATTGGACATGATCAATATGCATGAAAAGCAGCTATTCATGGACGGAGAGAAGTTCGTCGCAATTATATCGGAAGCAGGATCAGCAGGTGTTTCTTTGCATGCTGATCGAAGGGTAAAAAATCAG AGAAGAAGAGTGCACATAACACTTGAACTTCCTTGGAGTGCAGACCGTGCAACTCAGCAGTTTGGGAGAACGCATCGTTCTAATCAAACTTCTGCACCTGTATATAG GATTCTGTTTACAAACCTTGGTGGTGAAAAGCGATTTGCATCGATTGTAGCAAAGCGGCTAGAGTCTCTTGGAGCTTTAACACAAGGAGATCGAAG AGCTGGGCCATCACTTAGTGCTTTTAACTATGACAGTATTTATGGAAAGAAAGCCCTGACAATGATGTACAGAAGTATAATGGAACAG GATGCATTTCCAATTGTGCCTTTGGGATGCTCTGAGAATCAAGGTAGTCTCCAAGAATTCATCACTAAAGCAAAAGCTGCTTTAGTGGCAGTTGGAATTATCAAGGATGCTGCTATCT GCATTGGAAAAAATGGAGGAAGGCTTACAGGTAGGATTGTTGATTCTGATATGCATGATGTGGCCCGTTTCCTCAATCGTATTCTAGGATTAGCTCCAGACATCCAGAATAG GTTATTTGATCTTTTCACAAGTATACTTGATATGGTCATTCAGAATGCACGAAGTGAAGGACAGCTTGATTCTGGTATCGTTGGTATTAAAGCAAAAAGGGTTGAAATGAAAGAATCACCAAAG ACAGTTCATGTTGACAGCCTGTCTGGTGCTTCTACAGTGTTGTTTACTTTTACAATTGACCGTGGAGTTACTTGGGAG TCGGCAAATGCAATTTTTGAAGAAAGGCAGAAAGATGGTGCATGCTCTTCTAATGATGGATTTTATGAGTCCAGAAGAGAGTGGATGGGGAGAAGACATTTCATGCTAGCATTTGAAGG CTCGACAGAAGGAATGTACAGAGTAACTCGCCCTGCCGTTGGTGAAGCTTTAAG AGAGATGCCTTTGGTTGAACTTAAGGGCAAGTACAAGAAGGCCTCATCACTTGAAAAAATTGGGAAAGGTTGGCAGGAAGAATATGATGCATCATCCAAGCAG TGTATGCATGGACCCAAATGCAGACTTGGGAGCTACTGTACAGTAGGAAGAAGATTACAAGAGATTAATATTTTGGGTGGACTAATACTTCCTGTATGGGGCACAGTAGAAAAGGCCCTAAATAAGCAG GCCCGAAAGATTCACAAGAGAATACGTGTTGTCCGCCTGGAGACGACAGATGACAACCAGCGGATTGTTGGACTTATGATCCCAAATGCAGCAGTGGGGTCAGTATTAGAAG GTCTGCAGTGGGTCCAGGATATCGACGAATGA
- the LOC124677898 gene encoding cytochrome P450 709B2-like: MTIGLVWMVAAAVAAVLASWAFNALVYLVWRPHAITRQLRAQGVGGPGYRFLAGNLAEIKQLRAYTAGAALDVYSHDFVPLVQPHLRKWIPIHGRTFLYWFGARPTLCIADVNMVKQVLFDRNGLYPKNIGNPHIARLLGNGLVLTDGDDWKRHRKVVYPAFNMDKLKMMTVTMSDCAGSMMSEWKAKLEKGGDVEIELSSQFEELTADVISHTAFGSSYTEGKKVFLAQRELQFLVFSTVFNVQIPGFRYLPTKKNLKISKLDKEVRTMIMNIIKSRLAAKETMGYGHDLLGLMLEACAPEHGENPILSMDEIIDECKTFFFAGHDTSSHLLSWTMFLLSTHPEWQEKLREEVLTECGNEVPNGDMLNKLKLVNMFLLETLRLYAPVSVIHRKAGSDLEVGGIRVPQGTVLTIPIATIHRDKEVWGEDANEFKPMRFEKGVTMAAKHPNALLSFSSGPRSCIGQNFAMIEAKAVIAVILQRFSFSLSPKYVHAPMDVITLRPKFGLPIILKSLEM, from the exons ATGACCATAGGTCTCGTCTGGATGgtggccgcggccgtggcggcggtgctGGCGTCGTGGGCGTTCAACGCGCTGGTGTACCTCGTTTGGCGTCCTCACGCCATTACCAGGCAGCTCCGCGCGCAGGGCGTCGGCGGGCCGGGCTACAGGTTCTTGGCCGGCAACCTCGCCGAGATCAAGCAGCTCCGCGCCTacaccgccggcgccgccctggACGTCTACTCCCACGACTTCGTGCCCTTGGTGCAGCCGCACTTGCGCAAATGGATCCCCATCCACG GACGCACGTTCCTGTACTGGTTCGGCGCGAGGCCAACGCTGTGCATCGCCGACGTGAACATGGTGAAGCAGGTGCTCTTCGACCGCAACGGGCTCTACCCCAAGAACATCGGCAACCCGCACATCGCACGCCTACTCGGCAACGGCCTCGTGCTCACCGACGGCGACGACTGGAAGCGCCACCGCAAGGTCGTCTACCCCGCATTCAACATGGACAAGCTCAAG ATGATGACGGTGACCATGTCCGATTGCGCCGGGTCAATGATGTCGGAGTGGAAGGCGAAGCTGGAGAAAGGCGGCGACGTGGAGATCGAGCTCAGCAGCCAGTTTGAGGAGCTCACCGCGGATGTGATCTCACACACGGCGTTCGGGAGCAGCTACACGGAGGGGAAGAAGGTCTTCCTCGCGCAGAGGGAGCTTCAGTTTCTTGTCTTCTCCACCGTGTTCAACGTCCAAATTCCAGGATTTAG GTACCTTCCAACCAAAAAGAACCTGAAGATATCCAAGCTCGATAAGGAGGTGAGGACAATGATCATGAACATCATCAAGAGCCGGCTCGCCGCCAAAGAAACCATGGGCTACGGACACGACCTGCTCGGGCTCATGCTGGAGGCCTGCGCGCCGGAGCACGGGGAGAATCCGATTCTgagcatggacgagatcatcgaCGAATGCAAGACCTTCTTCTTCGCCGGTCATGACACCAGCTCGCACCTGCTCAGCTGGACCATGTTCCTGCTGAGCACGCACCCGGAGTGGCAGGAGAAGCTCAGGGAGGAGGTGCTGACGGAGTGCGGCAATGAGGTTCCCAACGGCGACATGCTCAACAAACTTAAGCTCGTCAACATGTTCCTGTTGGAGACTCTCAGGCTATATGCCCCTGTATCGGTCATTCATAGGAAGGCTGGTTCGGATCTCGAGGTCGGAGGCATCAGAGTGCCCCAAGGCACGGTCCTGACGATCCCCATCGCGACGATACATCGGGACAAAGAGGTCTGGGGTGAGGACGCCAATGAATTCAAGCCTATGAGGTTCGAGAAAGGTGTCACCATGGCTGCGAAGCACCCCAACGCATTGCTGTCTTTCTCCAGTGGGCCGAGGTCGTGTATCGGGCAGAACTTCGCGATGATCGAAGCCAAGGCCGTGATTGCCGTGATTCTTCAGAGGTTCTCCTTCTCCCTGTCACCTAAGTACGTCCATGCCCCCATGGACGTGATCACGCTGCGGCCAAAGTTTGGGCTTCCCATAATCCTAAAGAGCCTGGAGATGTAA